The following are from one region of the Gossypium hirsutum isolate 1008001.06 chromosome D03, Gossypium_hirsutum_v2.1, whole genome shotgun sequence genome:
- the LOC107950060 gene encoding uncharacterized protein: protein MTGSEDRIRDENQPPDLQIQALTHTLQRLLENALEPIHSRLDKIDGGGSQSVHNEQNDENDVEHSPRVNQRLGRAVDDNISNIKVAIPSFQGRTDPDAYLAWESRVEHVFECYNYSEQKEVRLAVMEFIDYALIWWDQLFISRRRTGEGPVRTWAEMKQIMRKRFFPSHYHRDLFQKLQSIKQGNRSVEDYYKEIEVSMMRANIVEDREATMARFLAGLNYEISNVVELQHYVELEDMVHMAIKVERQQRRKSSNRGNTPFKSFSNPLGTPNNFRKQTPFQIKEKGETSKPKAPVVDVGRGKQQMQPERSRDILCFKCLGRGHIVSQCPNGRTMILLESGEIESETEEEEPELHTVDVDEDDDNVQTFATGKALVIKRSLNTQPTQEE, encoded by the coding sequence ATGACAGGATCAGAAGATCGTATTCGTGATGAAAATCAGCCACCAGATTTGCAAATACAGGCTCTTACTCACACCTTGCAACGTCTGTTAGAAAATGCATTAGAGCCTATACATTCTCGTTTGGACAAGATCGATGGGGGTGGTTCCCAATCTGTCCATAATGAACagaatgatgaaaatgatgtcGAACATTCACCAAGGGTGAATCAACGATTAGGACGCGCAGTTGATGAtaatatttctaacataaaagtTGCTATACCTTCTTTTCAGGGACGAACAGATCCTGATGCATATCTTGCTTGGGAAAGCAGGGTAGAACATGTTTTCGAGTGTTATAATTACTCAGAACAGAAAGAGGTTCGTTTGGCTGTGATGGAATTTATAGACTACGCTTTGATCTGGTGGGATCAATTATTTATAAGTCGAAGACGTACCGGTGAAGGTCCAGTGAGAACTTGGGCAGAAATGAAGCAAATCATGCGCAAGAGATTTTTTCCTTCTCACTATCATCGTGATTTATTCCAGAAATTACAATCGATAAAACAGGGAAATAGGAGTGTAGAAGACTACTACAAGGAGATAGAGGTGTCCATGATGCGAGCCAACATTGTTGAGGATCGAGAGGCTACTATGGCACGATTCCTTGCAGGATTAAACTATGAAATTTCTAACGTTGTTGAGTTGCAGCATTATGTTGAGTTGGaggacatggtgcatatggcgATTAAAGTTGAAAGACAGCAACGTAGAAAGTCTTCTAATAGAGGTAATACTCCATTTAAATCATTTTCCAATCCTTTGGGTACTCCTAACAATTTCAGGAAGCAAACACCATTCCAAATCAAAGAAAAGGGTGAAACGAGCAAACCCAAGGCTCCAGTTGTTGATGTTGGGCGTGGGAAACAACAAATGCAACCAGAACGTTCAAGAGACATTTTGTGCTTTAAGTGCCTTGGTAGAGGACATATTGTCAGTCAATGTCCAAATGGTAGGACCATGATACTATTAGAGAGTGGCGAGATTGAGTCCGAGACAGAAGAAGAAGAGCCAGAACTCCATACAGTAGATGTTGATGAAGATGATGACAATGTGCAGACTTTTGCAACCGGTAAAGCACTTGTTATCAAGAGAAGTTTGAACACTCAACCAACTCAAGAAGAATAG